The following DNA comes from Gopherus flavomarginatus isolate rGopFla2 chromosome 5, rGopFla2.mat.asm, whole genome shotgun sequence.
ttcttgttcagccaattgctaagacaaaagtttgtttacatttatgagcGATAACGCtgcctcttcttatttacaatgtcaccagaaagtgagaacatgcatttgcatggcactttcgtAGCCTGCACTGgaaagtatttacatgccagatatgctaaacatttgtatgccccttcgtgCTTTGGCCATCATTGCAGAGGacttgcttccatgctgatgacactcataaaaaaatgtgttaattaaatttgtgactgacctTTGTGGAGATTTGTatctcccctgctctgttttacccgcattgtgccatatatttcatgttatagaagtcttggatgatgacccagcaacagacatgccaaacccgttaaaaaaaaaaccaccaccacagaaattgggcttgttttttgcTCAATTGGCTTAAGTGTTCCTTGTTTGccagtttttggcttgtagcttgttgattagtttttttgatcagctcctggcaagcaggggcaagcagcggggggtggaggggaagagaagagtcaagggtgcacagcaggcccaccacagtcccagactgcacactgggggaatctagtcacatagagtgttggggtccttagggactggcttgttttggcctcaTTTTGAAAggagattagcttgatttttggcttattgtgaaagtcaggtgCTTATTTACCGTGTGAAATTTGGCAACTGtgcccagcacatgttgttcattttaagaacactttcacagcagatctgacaaaacgcaaagaaggtaccaatgtgagatttctaaagatagctacagcactcgacccaaggtataagaatctgaaatgccttccaaaatttgagagggacgaagggtgaagcatgctttcagaagtcttaaaagagcaaaactttgatgcagaaactacagaacccaaagcatcaaaaagaaaatcaaccttctgctggtggtatctgactcagatattgaaaatgaacatgcatcagtctgcactgctttggagagatattgagcagaacctgtcattagCATGGAtacatatcctctggaatggtgattaaagcatgaagggacatatgaatctttagcgcatctggcacgtaaatatcttgcaacaccggctacaacagtgccatgagaatgtctGTTCCCaccttcaggtgacattgtaaataagaagtgggcagcattatcaccttcaaatgtaaacaatcttgtttgtctgagcaagaaataggactgagtggatttgcaggctcaaaaattttacattgtcttattttttaatacttttttttttttttttttttttacatacttctacatttgtaagttcaactttcatgatacagagattgcactacagtacttgtattgagtgaattgaaaaacacttttttttacagtgcaaatacttgtaatcaaaaataaatataaagtgagcactgtacactttgtattctgtgttgtaattgaaatcaatatatttgaaaatgtagaaaaacattaaaaaatatttaactaaatggtattctattattaacactgcaattaatcgcacaattaatttttttaatcacttgacagccctactgcaaagtaatgcactttggaaaatgtaAGTCCAACTAAACATATgaagtgatggggtctaaattagttaccACCACTAAAAGAGATtatggaatcattgtggataattctctgaaaacatctgctcagtgtgcagcagtggtcaaaaaagctaacagaatgttaggaaccatcagaaaagggatagataagaagacagaaaagatcataatgccactattcAAATCCATTGTTTGCTCACATCGTGAGTACTAAGTCTAGTTCTGaccaccctatctcaaaaaagatatattagaattggaaaaggtatagagaagggcaacgaaATTgataagggtatggaacagctttcatactAGGAGATGAAAAAGACTGACTGTTAAACTTAcgaaagagacaactaaagggggaGATGATAAAATGATTAATGGTCTACATAAAATGATTAATGGTGTGGAGAaactgaataaggaagtgttatttaacccttaacataacacaagaaccatgggtcacccaatgaaattaataggcaacagctTTAAAACAAGCatagggaagtatttcttcacacaatgaggTCACCTTGGGGAACTCTTTGACAGAAAACCTTGCTCTGGCTGTCCCTAAACaactaactgccagaagctgggactggaaaacaggggatgaatcattgccctgttctgttcattcccactgaaccatatggcagtggccactgtcgtaagacaggatactgggctagatggaccattggtctgacccagtatagctatTCTTATGACATTCACATGGGGAAGGATTGCAAGATTTCTTAACTCCAACTAATTTAAATGGCAGTTGAGAACAATGATCACCTCACTTGAGGTGCCAACATTTTGCAGGACAGGACCTATAGGGCAAAATCCTgcttcctttgaaatcaatatCAAAATTCACATCACTTCAATcggagcagaattaggcctttCAGACAGATTATTTTGTTAAAAAGTTGTGTCATAAACTAACCTTTTAAATAACATGCTCTTGTTTCTGAAAGTTGATAGTTTTTCATCATTCCTTCTGTCCAGATAGCATCCAATAACAAATCCCATGGGACACAAAATATGGACCCAGTATTCACGCACAGCTTGGACAAAATTCACCATGATtgctagaaggaaaaaaaaaattggggcagGGGTCAGAGTAGACAAAAATCTTAACATAGAAACTACTGCATATACCTAGTACATATAACCTCCCGTACTGGAATTTTCTCTATGAATTCATGAACATCTGAAGGCCAGCACATATTTTAACAAGAGAAAAATGCTGCTCTCAGGTCCACACAGAATTCCTGGGAACAGCCAGATACTGGAATCTAGATTGAACTTGCAGTACTGACAGTAGAATTTTGCCCTAAGGGAATAGGAATGCAACCCAATTAATAAACTATTTCAAGGTAATCATAGGCTGAGTATTCGCATTTAAAATTATGGCAAAAGTCCCTCACTAGAAATCATTCTAATAATGCACCATTTATGAGGAGTCTGCCTTGTTGTAAAATATAATACCTGTTCTCAACTAACATTTAtaaagcaaaagcagcaaagatgcatccgacgaagtgggtattcacccacaaaagctcatgctccaaaacttgttagtttacaaggtgccacaggactctttgctgcttttacagatccagactaacacggctacccctctgatacttataaaGCAGGAATTTTCATAAGTCTAGATGcaattactgtaaggtgggtgcacaactggttgaaaggccaccctcaaagagtagttatcaatggttcactgtcaaactgggaagacCTATCAGATGGTGACCTGAAGGGATCTGTCATTGGTTTGGtactactcaatattttcattaatgactttaaTAATTGAGCGGAGAGTATTCTTATAAAATGTGCATATGACaccaagcagggaggggctgcaagcactttgaaggacaggattagaattcaaatgaTCTTGATGCTtttgagaattggtctgaaatcaataagatgaaattaaataaagacaacaGCAAATCTACACTTTGGAAAGAAAAAtcatgcacaaatacaaaatggggaataaatggctaagcagcagtactgtagaagaggatctgggggttttagtggatcacaaattgaatatgagtcaacactatgatgctgttgtgaaaaaggctactGTCACTCTGGTATACATTAACAGGGGTGAAAGACATGAAAAAACAGAAAGAACTGGGCATGCTAGGCTAGATTAACAAAGAAAtgtaggcacctagaaaatcaacAGGATTCACAAAACCTGGGTTTGGTACCCTATACAATGAAAGACTAagagcagagataggtgcctaaaaatggaaTTCACAAAATGCAGCATGCAGGACATTCTTTGCCTAAGGTAGCCAACAGGAAGCATGCCCCTCTCTCAGGCATACCCCTCTCTCAgagctaggcacctaagtctGGACTGCAGGAATGTGTATCCCTCTgattgggattctcagctgcaaatGCTGTCTTGGAGATAGGTACCTATACCACTTTTGCAAGAAGATGGTGGaggaaggagcagggaagggacagAATGAACGGAGAGGACAGAGGGTTATGAGAGGAGAAGCTCCATCATAACCTTTAGCCCAACGGTCAGGTACTCACCTGGGACGTGGAGACCCCAAGTTCAAGTCCCCCCTCCACTTGAGGGAAATATGTGAATTGAACAGGGATCTTCCATCTCTTAATTGAGTGCCCTAGCTACTGGGCTCTGAGCTCTTCTAATCCGAGGctccctcagtctttcctgttgaagctgttccactgtggctaaatattttaaacagtcattggagcagggaaacTGGATTCTGGGAGCTTGTTGACACAAATTTTATAgcactctaacttgctggctcaagggtgtgaaaaatcaccctCTTGAGCATAGCAAGTCCAAGCACTTTAAAGAGCTAGTGTAGACAGACTCCAAGCGTGGGGAGCACAGTTAGCAGGAGCTCGTGCTTGACCACACTCATACCTCAAAGTGCTGCCACAGGAGCATttccgtggcagcgctttgaagtttccagtgtagacataccctgggtctcccacctcccaggtgaatACTCTAGCCAAAAGGCCACAAAGTCATTCGCATGCttgctctcactctctctctgttccaataattatttcattattattCACAGCACAACAGTTTCAGCATCGGGGGAGGTCAGAAAGAGGGCAGGGGGAGAAGAACTAGAAAGTGCTtgtgtgagaatgactctgtagtccaaTGGTTAGCACACTCGCCACAGAGGTAGAAGATCCATGATCCTGTCCCCCTGCTTCAGTGACATTTATTTATTCCTACACAGTGGAACATCTTCAATCAGAGAGACTGACAGAGGCCCACAACAGAATATACCATACTCCAGTAGCTAGGAAGCTCACCTGAGAAGTGGCAGATCCTGTTCACGTTCCTTCTCCCCTTCAGGCAGAGGGAGGAGTTGAACCAGTGGTCTCCCACCTCACAGATGAGTAacctaaccattgggctaaaaaTTATGACCCACTGGCCATTGTGTGAACTTGTCTATAAGGCCCAATCCGGTAGATGAGGTCCGAACACACTtaccagatcaggccccacaAGCAAGTTAAGTGTTCTGCTGCCTAATTTATCCTGGTTTGTCCATCACTCTGGAACTTAGGCGTCAGCCACTCaacttgtac
Coding sequences within:
- the NDUFB1 gene encoding NADH dehydrogenase [ubiquinone] 1 beta subcomplex subunit 1, with translation MVNFVQAVREYWVHILCPMGFVIGCYLDRRNDEKLSTFRNKSMLFKRELKPGEEVTWR